Proteins from one Poecile atricapillus isolate bPoeAtr1 chromosome 6, bPoeAtr1.hap1, whole genome shotgun sequence genomic window:
- the NPFFR1 gene encoding neuropeptide FF receptor 1 isoform X3 produces MQPPEPGRAGGGPSYGTWWPNSSASHLLRENYTFLAYYQHSSPVALMFILAYTFIFLMCVIGNVLVCFVVVKNRQMRTVTNMFLLNLAISDLLVGIFCMPTTLVDNLITGWPFDNTMCKMSGLVQGMSVSASVFTLVAIAVERFRCIVHPFRQKLTLRKALLTIAIIWVLALLIMCPAAVTLTVTREEHHFMVDTYNNSYPLYSCWEAWPETEMRRIYTIVLFSHIYVAPLALIVIMYARIAFKLFKSVAPAHGGEEPEGRRISRRKAKVINMLIIVALFFTISWLPLWTLMLLTDYGRLSEGQLRLLAVYVYPFAHWLAFFNSSANPIIYGYFNENFRRGFQEVFRAPLCSLRCQRRPYAPRSHGRGTLFGTRNRIFTQARNSDSPAVSESGPLAPRRTGVPAWDS; encoded by the exons GCCCTTCCTATGGCACCTGGTGGCCCAACTCCAGCGCCAGCCACCTCCTGAGGGAGAACTACACCTTCCTGGCGTACTACCAGCATTCCTCCCCCGTGGCCCTCATGTTCATCCTGGCCTACACCTTCATCTTCCTCATGTGTGTGATCGGCAACGTCCTGGTGTGCTTCGTCGTGGTGAAGAACCGCCAGATGCGCACAGTCACCAACATGTTCCTCCTCAACCTGGCCATCAGTGACCTGCTGGTGGGCATCTTCTGCATGCCCACCACCCTGGTGGACAACCTCATCACAG GTTGGCCCTTTGACAACACCATGTGCAAAATGAGTGGTCTGGTGCAGGGCATGTCCGTCTCCGCCTCCGTTTTCACGCTGGTCGCCATCGCTGTGGAGAG GTTTCGCTGCATTGTCCACCCCTTCCGGCAGAAGCTGACGCTGAGGAAAGCCCTGCTGACCATCGCCATCATCTGGGTGCTGGCCCTGCTCATCATGTGCCCTGCTGCCGTCACCCTGACTGTCACCAGGGAGGAGCACCACTTCATGGTGGACACCTACAACAACTCCTACCCTCTCTATTCCTGTTGGGAGGCCTGGCCCGAGACAGAGATGAGGAGGATCTACACCATCGTCCTCTTCTCCCACATCTACGTGGCTCCCCTCGCCCTCATCGTCATCATGTACGCCCGCATCGCCTTCAAGCTCTTCAAGTCAGTTGCACCTGCCCACGGCGGAGAGGAGCCGGAGGGGAGGAGGATCTCCCGGAGGAAGGCCAAGGTCATCAACATGCTCATCATTGTTGCCCTCTTCTTCACCATCTCCTGGCTGCCCCTCTGGACACTGATGCTGCTGACAGACTACGGGCGGCTGAGCGAGGGCCAGCTCCGCCTGCTCGCCGTCTACGTCTACCCGTTCGCCCACTGGTTGGCCTTCTTCAACAGCAGCGCCAACCCCATCATCTATGGCTACTTCAATGAGAACTTCCGGCGAGGCTTCCAGGAGGTCTTCAGGGCCCCCCTCTGCTCGCTCCGCTGCCAGCGCAGGCCCTACGCCCCCCGGAGCCACGGCCGCGGGACCCTCTTTGGCACCCGCAACCGCATCTTCACCCAGGCGCGGAACAGCGACTCGCCGGCCGTGTCCGAGTCAGGGCCGCTGGCCCCGCGCCGCACTGGTGTCCCAGCATGGGACAGCTAA
- the NPFFR1 gene encoding neuropeptide FF receptor 1 isoform X1 — protein sequence MQPPEPGRAGGGPSYGTWWPNSSASHLLRENYTFLAYYQHSSPVALMFILAYTFIFLMCVIGNVLVCFVVVKNRQMRTVTNMFLLNLAISDLLVGIFCMPTTLVDNLITGWPFDNTMCKMSGLVQGMSVSASVFTLVAIAVERYVSMGTWGRGDQAISSRSRCPVRLPLRENSWECQELVAALQEDHRAVHGVFQQGVLPLGLKTPTYPCHQKTRVKSNPPPPPFPPLGPGCPPSPVMSPPGVQSHHHLFSHRFRCIVHPFRQKLTLRKALLTIAIIWVLALLIMCPAAVTLTVTREEHHFMVDTYNNSYPLYSCWEAWPETEMRRIYTIVLFSHIYVAPLALIVIMYARIAFKLFKSVAPAHGGEEPEGRRISRRKAKVINMLIIVALFFTISWLPLWTLMLLTDYGRLSEGQLRLLAVYVYPFAHWLAFFNSSANPIIYGYFNENFRRGFQEVFRAPLCSLRCQRRPYAPRSHGRGTLFGTRNRIFTQARNSDSPAVSESGPLAPRRTGVPAWDS from the exons GCCCTTCCTATGGCACCTGGTGGCCCAACTCCAGCGCCAGCCACCTCCTGAGGGAGAACTACACCTTCCTGGCGTACTACCAGCATTCCTCCCCCGTGGCCCTCATGTTCATCCTGGCCTACACCTTCATCTTCCTCATGTGTGTGATCGGCAACGTCCTGGTGTGCTTCGTCGTGGTGAAGAACCGCCAGATGCGCACAGTCACCAACATGTTCCTCCTCAACCTGGCCATCAGTGACCTGCTGGTGGGCATCTTCTGCATGCCCACCACCCTGGTGGACAACCTCATCACAG GTTGGCCCTTTGACAACACCATGTGCAAAATGAGTGGTCTGGTGCAGGGCATGTCCGTCTCCGCCTCCGTTTTCACGCTGGTCGCCATCGCTGTGGAGAGGTACGTCAGCATGGGAACGTGGGGACGTGGGGACCAGGCAATCTCCAGCAGGTCCAGGTGCCCTGTGCGGCTCCCATTGCGAGAAAACTCCTGGGAATGTCAGGAACTTGTCGCAGCTCTCCAGGAAGACCACAGAGCTGTCCATGGGGTATTCCAGCAAGGTGTCCTTCCCCTGGGACTGAAAACACCAACCTATCCCTGCCACCAAAAGACACGTGTAAAGAGCAACCCACCTCCCCCTCCATTCCCACCTCTGGGTcctggctgccctccttccccagtgatgtccccaccAGGTGTCCAAAGCCACCACCATCTGTTCTCCCACAGGTTTCGCTGCATTGTCCACCCCTTCCGGCAGAAGCTGACGCTGAGGAAAGCCCTGCTGACCATCGCCATCATCTGGGTGCTGGCCCTGCTCATCATGTGCCCTGCTGCCGTCACCCTGACTGTCACCAGGGAGGAGCACCACTTCATGGTGGACACCTACAACAACTCCTACCCTCTCTATTCCTGTTGGGAGGCCTGGCCCGAGACAGAGATGAGGAGGATCTACACCATCGTCCTCTTCTCCCACATCTACGTGGCTCCCCTCGCCCTCATCGTCATCATGTACGCCCGCATCGCCTTCAAGCTCTTCAAGTCAGTTGCACCTGCCCACGGCGGAGAGGAGCCGGAGGGGAGGAGGATCTCCCGGAGGAAGGCCAAGGTCATCAACATGCTCATCATTGTTGCCCTCTTCTTCACCATCTCCTGGCTGCCCCTCTGGACACTGATGCTGCTGACAGACTACGGGCGGCTGAGCGAGGGCCAGCTCCGCCTGCTCGCCGTCTACGTCTACCCGTTCGCCCACTGGTTGGCCTTCTTCAACAGCAGCGCCAACCCCATCATCTATGGCTACTTCAATGAGAACTTCCGGCGAGGCTTCCAGGAGGTCTTCAGGGCCCCCCTCTGCTCGCTCCGCTGCCAGCGCAGGCCCTACGCCCCCCGGAGCCACGGCCGCGGGACCCTCTTTGGCACCCGCAACCGCATCTTCACCCAGGCGCGGAACAGCGACTCGCCGGCCGTGTCCGAGTCAGGGCCGCTGGCCCCGCGCCGCACTGGTGTCCCAGCATGGGACAGCTAA
- the NPFFR1 gene encoding neuropeptide FF receptor 1 isoform X2 — MGQGWPFDNTMCKMSGLVQGMSVSASVFTLVAIAVERYVSMGTWGRGDQAISSRSRCPVRLPLRENSWECQELVAALQEDHRAVHGVFQQGVLPLGLKTPTYPCHQKTRVKSNPPPPPFPPLGPGCPPSPVMSPPGVQSHHHLFSHRFRCIVHPFRQKLTLRKALLTIAIIWVLALLIMCPAAVTLTVTREEHHFMVDTYNNSYPLYSCWEAWPETEMRRIYTIVLFSHIYVAPLALIVIMYARIAFKLFKSVAPAHGGEEPEGRRISRRKAKVINMLIIVALFFTISWLPLWTLMLLTDYGRLSEGQLRLLAVYVYPFAHWLAFFNSSANPIIYGYFNENFRRGFQEVFRAPLCSLRCQRRPYAPRSHGRGTLFGTRNRIFTQARNSDSPAVSESGPLAPRRTGVPAWDS; from the exons ATGGGGCAGG GTTGGCCCTTTGACAACACCATGTGCAAAATGAGTGGTCTGGTGCAGGGCATGTCCGTCTCCGCCTCCGTTTTCACGCTGGTCGCCATCGCTGTGGAGAGGTACGTCAGCATGGGAACGTGGGGACGTGGGGACCAGGCAATCTCCAGCAGGTCCAGGTGCCCTGTGCGGCTCCCATTGCGAGAAAACTCCTGGGAATGTCAGGAACTTGTCGCAGCTCTCCAGGAAGACCACAGAGCTGTCCATGGGGTATTCCAGCAAGGTGTCCTTCCCCTGGGACTGAAAACACCAACCTATCCCTGCCACCAAAAGACACGTGTAAAGAGCAACCCACCTCCCCCTCCATTCCCACCTCTGGGTcctggctgccctccttccccagtgatgtccccaccAGGTGTCCAAAGCCACCACCATCTGTTCTCCCACAGGTTTCGCTGCATTGTCCACCCCTTCCGGCAGAAGCTGACGCTGAGGAAAGCCCTGCTGACCATCGCCATCATCTGGGTGCTGGCCCTGCTCATCATGTGCCCTGCTGCCGTCACCCTGACTGTCACCAGGGAGGAGCACCACTTCATGGTGGACACCTACAACAACTCCTACCCTCTCTATTCCTGTTGGGAGGCCTGGCCCGAGACAGAGATGAGGAGGATCTACACCATCGTCCTCTTCTCCCACATCTACGTGGCTCCCCTCGCCCTCATCGTCATCATGTACGCCCGCATCGCCTTCAAGCTCTTCAAGTCAGTTGCACCTGCCCACGGCGGAGAGGAGCCGGAGGGGAGGAGGATCTCCCGGAGGAAGGCCAAGGTCATCAACATGCTCATCATTGTTGCCCTCTTCTTCACCATCTCCTGGCTGCCCCTCTGGACACTGATGCTGCTGACAGACTACGGGCGGCTGAGCGAGGGCCAGCTCCGCCTGCTCGCCGTCTACGTCTACCCGTTCGCCCACTGGTTGGCCTTCTTCAACAGCAGCGCCAACCCCATCATCTATGGCTACTTCAATGAGAACTTCCGGCGAGGCTTCCAGGAGGTCTTCAGGGCCCCCCTCTGCTCGCTCCGCTGCCAGCGCAGGCCCTACGCCCCCCGGAGCCACGGCCGCGGGACCCTCTTTGGCACCCGCAACCGCATCTTCACCCAGGCGCGGAACAGCGACTCGCCGGCCGTGTCCGAGTCAGGGCCGCTGGCCCCGCGCCGCACTGGTGTCCCAGCATGGGACAGCTAA